The Gossypium hirsutum isolate 1008001.06 chromosome D03, Gossypium_hirsutum_v2.1, whole genome shotgun sequence genomic interval AGCATTACAAATCAATGAAATGATATAAAAATGTTTACGTACGGCTTTTAAGGCTTACGGGACAGAGGTGGGGTCATCCAGTAAAAGATAGGCTTTTCCCTACTTATTTCTACATCCATAAAATCTGAGTACTATTATTTTCTCCCCTTTCTTCTTTCCCCCACCCCCACCACCATGGCTGCTCTCACTGAATTCTTCTCCCACCTCTACACCGTGACCGTCGTCTTCTTCACCCTCTTACTCCTCGAAGTTGCTATCCTCATCAGGTCCCTTACCGGCGGCCTTTCCGATTCCGAGAAACGCCTCATCACAACTACCCAGTACCTGAAATTCATTGAAGAAAAGAACCCAACAATCATATACTCCACAAGATCATCATCCAGGGTGGATCTGTCATCGAACGAGTGCACCGTGTGTTTATCTGAGCTAGAAGAAGGTGAGAAGGTGAGGAAACTGAAATGTAAACACACTTTCCACAAGGATTGCCTTGATAGATGGCTCCAACAGTATTGGGCAACTTGCCCACTTTGTAGGACCAAAGTGTTGCCAGATGAGGTTGTGGCTAATTATCACAGGCTCCAAAATCAGGTAGAGTATGATGGAAGTGATGAAGAGATGATTTTCTTATTATCTGCACTACATGATAATAGCTTACACAGATTGTTCTAAAGTactatacttttatattttttttccttctctggGTAAATTTTGATGTAGATTTTTAGTTgatctatgtatatatatgattccTGTATTAGCTATGGGGCTTCAAATACTTCTCTGTATTGTGTTTTTCTGGGCTAATTAATAATAAGTTTCTGGCCCCCAACTACAACAAATTCCTTGAATACCTTGTTTtgggtataaaataaaaaagtttctCAAATATAGCATTTGATGTGTTGTTTAAATCCAGGCaaagttcatctttttttttcttgaaaatttagaTACAGCCTTGGTGATCTAATTTAATGAAACAGCTTCATGGTAGCTAGCAATGCTTAATTGCTGCTAAAAAGCACCATAGATGTTCCTCTTCATTATCaatattaaaaaagaatattGGTAGGTAAACAGGTGAAAGCATTGGATAGGTTTCTTCTCTGTTACTCCGACTCTTCTAAGGATACCCATATCTAGATATCAGTAACAAGATTTCTTTTCTTAGGGTTACTGACATTGATACATAAAAATGTACTGAGGATTTTGACAAATACAGAATCATATCTTGCCACCAATTCTAACACCATTTGCTTCAAATCAACTTGGGACAATAAACTAGCTGTGGGATTTTTCACTTTTACCAACTTTCttttaaaaattgttgaaaagcgGAGGAAGCCAATGGTTTCTACCTAATTAAATGCCAGGTTCATGTTTGTGTGCCTTTGCAGCTTTGGGTATTCTTCCTTAAAGATTGCTTCGATGTGAAAACTTGTCTTTTATTTACCCCCCAAAAAAATCAATGATGACATACCTCATTGTTTTACGAGAATGAGATCATCAGTAGCCCTTGAATTaagcaaaatttaaaatttttaaaacctagtaaaataataaaatattaaccttGAATTTGGAAATTCTAAATTAATGAACAACATTAAAGTGGCTgaccttttgtttttattattaataaatttaaactgTAAAAGGTCATTTGCAGAGGATATTACTATATTCACTGCTGCATCTTTGATTAATCTAGGATTTGCTTGTAAGGAATTATTTTTCATTAGtgcatatacatttttttttaacCAATAATTAACTACGACTTAAGTTTAAAAGGTGTATGTTCCCATGAAAATGAAAATACGATCCCTTCAATGGTGGCAGGTCAAGTGGAGAGGGTAACCTTATTTAATGCTCTAAGAGGTAGTGGATgaacaatttaatattttttcctaCGAATTCAAGCCACATTCATTATGAATAAATAATGGATGTCACGTTCGCCCGCATCTCTTCACCTCACATTTTATGAGCCTTTTTCTTGGACAACAGTAATTCCatttttaaacctttttttttgctgtttttatttatataaaattaagtaatgtttttcctttttcatgtttttttttgggCTTTTTCGAGAAATTTACGTTACTTCTTTCTCATTCTTATCAATtttatgattgatttttttttgtgataaaaaaataatacttagTTATATAGGATTATTTTGAGCAAAAACTCAGAACAAATCATCATTAGAATTTCTCTTGATGGATCAACAAAAACCTATAGCCCTTCCTTCCAATCAAAAATCATTCTAGCTAGGTAATTGAAAATGTGATTCTCCTCCCTAGGAACATGCCTTATCAACCACTGACTTTCATGTTTCAAGAACTGTTTAGTTCGCTTGAGCAAAGCAAAACTAGAAGCCTCCAATGATCTGTCTTGGATAACCTTAACCACTTCCAAGCTGTCAAATTGAATCATCACTGTTCTATATCCTCGTTCATGAAAAAGAGAAAGGTCATCTTAAATGCCCTATACTTCTACATAAAAACAGAACAATTGCCCAAGAACCGATTATAGCCTAGTATTTAGTCTTCATTGCTATCGCGCACTACTCCTCTAGCTATTGCTAGTCCTGTATCCATCTTAACTAAACCATCATTATGTAAATAGATCCAATTACCTGACAGTGAGTGACTAATGCCATTTTCTTGTCAACAATTTTGAACATCATTATGGACAGATAAAAACTGCTTTACCCAACAATAGGAGACTTTGACAACATCATACAAACTCTGTGTGACACCTTGGAAGATAAATATATTTCTATTCTTCCAAGTGCGCCAGGCTATAAGTCCAAAGATGCAAATCCAACTCATCCCTCCTATAATGAAATTTGAATGGCTTTGAATGTTGAAAATTAGCCAATCATGTACGTTTTCTGAGAAAAACTCCTACGCTGATTAACTGGAAGAACTTGCAACCGCATTTCCTTCATTGTCAGGCAGTCTCTAAGAATGTGTAAGACATCTTCAACATCATACCTGCAAAGTAGGCAAGATGTGTCATGGCCAATTCTCCTCCTGACCTGTTCGACGTTGTGAGTAATCTTTGTTTATAGACCAaccaaagaaaataatgaattctTTGGGTACCTAGGAATTTCCGTATTATCTTCCAAATCGGATCTCTAGGACTCCAAGAACTCTTCCTTATTAACTTATATGCACTTTTAACCGAGAAGACCCCGTCGAAGTACAAGCCCAACTAATTATATCTGTACCCGCATCTGGATGGGGAAGACCAAAAAGAATTTCCTTCATACAAAAAGTTATCGTCCAATTATTATTGAtacaagttattttctcttttaacATTAATCATTGGATTAATATATGTTTAAGTCTAGTACCTTTTTTTAGGTCTAATGTAATATTTATGTTTGACAAAAGTATATAATATTAATGTTCGATTCGAGTTTtagagttaatttgataaaaattaattgttaatattattatgttttaattttaatgattttcataatAGAATAAAATCAATACTAATTGTGAGTTTGTTTAATcttgtatttaatttttcaaatacatTCTTATGGTTGTGATATTTTTTGGGGTTTAAGATCAATTGGATAAAAATTAATCGATAATAGTATTAACTgataaaaaattttcatcatatcaactctaaaccttaaattaaacattaaaaaaattaacatacttatctttgaatattaaaatatataaattttactaaatataactattatattaaattgaacacataaatatcacatttgcCTACCATATAATACATTAATccttcatatatatattcgaagTTGTGCGGTAAAAAGTTGAAAGTAactattaagtcctttttagacctgtccatgggccgggcggcccggcctagtccgacggcccgcccgaaagatgggagggttcgggtaaaaatataggcccaaaatatgagcttgggcaaaaaaacaaggcccgtttaaaaaatgggccgggctcgggctcaacttttttggcccgggcctggcccggcccgaatataataaatatatattttttatttttaatttttaattttaaaatactttaaaaatatttttatttttatttttaaaatatttttttgtgtttattaaaaattgggccgggccgggctgggcccatGCCTAAGAGTCGGGCCAAAAAAATTTTTGGGCCCAACCTGAACCTGGCCCGGCCTGGCCCATGGACAGGTTTAGTCCTTTTATTatgaaaattgattttaaattaatttttattattaatataatttctatATTAATAGAAAGAATTAAATAAGatcaatataattaatatttattattaaagaattatatttaaattaatttttcataaaaatacttaaatatactttttaaacagtaaatatgatattattttatatataaaaattaaattaaactatttaatagtaaaatgattaatttatatTGTTCCAGACTTGTCAGACAACTTAACAAGAAAATTATGGATaagacgaggaagaagaaaaaagggaaagaaatttctttttattagtCAGAATAGCAAGTGGaaaataaatgcaaaatgactttttttatttctctattcATAAAATCAAAGTTGTTGCAAATTTAAAAGATTAGTACAAAGTGAAAGAGACGCTGGGCAGTGTGTTTACTTgctattaatataaaaatagcagtagcggtgagattagatactataatGATACTAtaacgtgagacaaaaaataagctaaacgcaccgtaTCGTACCTTAATTACCATCCATCGAAATTCATCCTATCTATTTACATCATTGTCcaacatttttaaatataaaaatagaaactttttttttcatttttaactctCTCCctcaataaaagaaaattaatattttctttcaatttatttccacaatagcatatataaataaaatctatATCAATCATGATACTCGGTTATGTACTGGTTTAGGTTATATTAGTCGGTGTGTACGTTCCAGGAACAAGTAATATCTCTTACTACATCAAAAAAAGTTTTGTCCATACTGATTGCACTGGCTCGTTTAGACCAATTTCGATCACATCGGCTAGAATATGATGCACCAACCAatgtataaataatattaaaaaatataaaatttttaattatttaatattatactaAAGACTTATTAAAATGTACAgactaattaaataaaactacactgaaaagttaagatttaatattttaaactttaaagtAATTTTTTAGGAAATGCttttacatttaaattataaaagaaaaacccTCAAAGAAAAATCTCTAGTCACCCTTCAACTTATTTTTTACTGAATTTTTTAGAttctaagaaaaataaatttcttaACTAATAACATCTATATTTAGTCAAACTAAAAATAACTACTAGTTTTAGTCAGGTCTAGATTCTTTAAATCATATTCAAACTATTTTTAGCCAGTAAAACTCctatatatattatggtttattttCACTTtcaacacatttaaaaaaatctatcatTCTTCTCCTCCTTTTGAGTTTGTTAAGTATTTTCTATTACATGCTATTGTTAGATTCTTATTCTCATTATATAACGGAAGAGATTGTTGAATTCTAAGGGATACGCTATATGGTGAAATATCCTTGACACTTTCCAAAACACCTCAAGCTATTCAACTCGTATTCTTGGTTCCTTAAATTGATTAATATTTTCCAAcacttttataataaaaaaaaaatccccaCTCTCcgttcaactttttttttcttgttaattttggATTTATTAAATGGTGTATTTTTATTTGTGGACTTTATTAAtgagtattttatataattatgaatattttacatttgaaattatttaacattatttatttgatatttataaattttttatacacATACATTAGATATTGATAAATTCGAGATAATACATCGGAATAGAACGATATCAACACATGTCAATTCCGGTAGAAAAACAATGTACCCATCAATACAGTACTGGCTACCTTGATATTATCAATTTAAATAGATTAGTCTAGACTTTTATTACATCCAAATAaataaacctttaaattttaatttatacccaaaATAACCTCTATCATTTTATTTAC includes:
- the LOC107950384 gene encoding probable E3 ubiquitin-protein ligase XERICO, with amino-acid sequence MAALTEFFSHLYTVTVVFFTLLLLEVAILIRSLTGGLSDSEKRLITTTQYLKFIEEKNPTIIYSTRSSSRVDLSSNECTVCLSELEEGEKVRKLKCKHTFHKDCLDRWLQQYWATCPLCRTKVLPDEVVANYHRLQNQVEYDGSDEEMIFLLSALHDNSLHRLF